The DNA sequence CTGAAGGGGAAACCAGCCTTCGATGAACCCGTCAGAATTTCCCTTCTGGGCAGAACTGGGACTTGAATAATAACACCAAGCATTATATGGTACTTTCagataaaaagttttatttatttttccatacgATGCAATAAGGGAGGTGGACTAAATATCACCACTCTTTTACAtagaaaatgaagcagagaatGAAGACACTTTTCACTTATTTTGGGCACTCAGGCTGGGTCTCTGAACCCTGACCTCACTCTGCTCTCTTGAATCCAGGGTTGCTTTATCTGACACCAGGGTGTAGGGGAATATGAAGTCTCACATTACAGCCCTCAAGATACCCAGCTCTAGTCTAGACCCTGCAGCTTACCGGGTCTGACCTGGCCCCATCTCCTAAGCTCCCTGCCTGTTTTCTCATGGTAAATGTGAGGACTGCGTCTGGCTGGTTTCTAGAGCATAGCCTAGAGGCTCGCTGACAGCAGGGGATAGCTCATTTGTAGGGCCCAGAACTGGAGATAAATACTGAGTATGGTGTGCCCGAGGGCACTGACTGCCTTAGATGGCAGAGAAGGCTGGCAgcacagcaagagagaaaaggaagcacCCGCGGGTAGATATAGTGGCCTTACAGGCTGAAATGTCATAGGTCTCCATACTTTGCAGGTAGCGAGTGTGTTGGAATTCAAGCGGCAATTTGGTAAATTTCCACGTTcaattaaagggaaaaagagcCTAGGTCTTTCCCTTTGGCATAGCCAGGGGCACAGAGTCCAGGGCGGAGGAATCCGGTCGGACCAGTGGGGGGCTCCACCGAACGCAGGCTCCGTTTGCCCCGGGGCTGCCCCGCCGCGCAAAGATTCTCAGATGGGCGGGTCACGGTGGGCGCAGACGTACGGTCCGCGTCCGTCCGCCGGATACCCCCCAGCCCCAAGTCCGCCGGATACCCCCCAGCCCCAAGTCCGCCGGCCGCCCTcgcctccaccccgccccccacctccgtTCCGGGTCTCTCCCTCCCATGAAGCTTAACTGATCTGCAGGCGGGGGCGCGGGTGATGGGAATTCCTAGAAGCCTTAGGCGGCTGCCCAGGATTTAAAGTTAGGATCCTCCGAGGACCCAGGAGGTTGGCGCTCACACCCCGCCTCCAGGTCACAGAAAGGCCCGGGGGGCGTGGGCAGAGAGAACCCCCACTCACCACCCCCGTCCACCCCGGATCCCGTTTCCACCCAGTCCTGCCAGTCCGGGCTGAGCCGGAGGGGACCGGGGTCGAGTctgggcgcggggggggggggggggggggggggagagggggagggaggagccccgggagggggcgggggcaggtaGCAGCAAGGCcgggagaggaaggggctgggccGCGGAGGAGGCGCAGTGGGGCTGCTTCACCGCCTCTGGGGCACCCGTCGGACCTCCGCCGGCTCCGCCGGGAGTGGGGATAGTGAGTCAGATCTCGGGCACCCGCGGGTCGGGCGGgtagcggggtgggggtgggggggcgagtCAGGAAATGACATCAGAGGCCtgtgcctggggaggggaggcctgagccgggccggggcggcgggggcggcagAGCGGGGGCGGGAGGACTTCGGCTGAGCCTCCGGCCTCAGGGCAAGAGCCGGGCCCCTTCCTGGGGGAGTTTCCTGCCGGGTCcgccctccccgcctctccccgccccctctccggGCCGCTCCTTGTATGGTCTGAGcgcctctctctccccgccccctccttccctccctcttccctgcgtCCCTCCCCGCCAGGCTGGAGGCTGCTCGGGACCCGGACGCAGAGTCCGCGGACCCGGCTGCGAGGCGGCCACCCGAGACGCGGCGCGCACGCTCCGGCCCGCGGTGAGGCGCGGGGAGCCGCCCGGCGGACGCGCACGGGGAagggcgggggcgcgggcgccgcgcgcggggggcggggtggggggagccgggCCGGCGAGGGGTCGTCTGCCCGGGTCGCGCGCCGCGTAACCTGGCCGCCCGCCCCCAGCAGCCCGGCCCGGCCATGGCGGCCCCCCGCCCGCCTCCCGCGATCTCCGTGTCGGTCTCCGCTCCGGCTTTTTACGCCCCGCAGAAGAAGTTCGGCCCAGTGGTGGCCCCAAAGCCCAAAGTGAATCCTTTCCGGCCCGGGGATAGCGAGCCTCCCCCTGTCGCCGGGGCCCAGCGCGCGCAGATGGGCCGGGTGGGCGAGATCCCCCCGCCGCCCGCGGAAGGTATGCGGCTGGGCTTGGGGGCTGGACCCCGGCGGGCGCCGGGCCGGGGACAGCGGTGTCGGGAGTTTGGGGGTGTCTGGAAAGGTTGCGGCGAAGGGGGCTGGGCGCAGCTAGCCTGTCCCGAGCAGATGTTCTTACCTCATCGCGGAGCTCATGGCTGGGAGCCAGGGCTCCTGGGACCGTTCCAAGTCCCCcgcctggggggtgggaggcgggaaTGTGGGGCACGAATCTTCCCCTCTGGGTCCGTTTTCCCAAGTGTAACGGGAGCTGCATCACTCCTGGGTCGAGCCCCCGCCTTTACTGACCCCGTGCTCCCAGGGCGTCCTGCGTCTTCCTTTGCTTCCCACACGCTCTCCGgcgaggggggggcggggggggggcgagaGGTCTTGGGTTAGGAGTTAGAGCTATGGAAGGAGGGTAACTTGGGGAAGGGGTAGTGGGGGCCCCGCTGACTGTcctctctcctgtcttctctggTCTTCCTACCTCAGACTttcccccgccaccccctcccaTCCTTGGGGATGGCGACGACTCGGAGGGCGCTCTGGGAGgtgccttcccacctccccctccccctatcGAGGAACCGTTTCCCCCTGCGCCTCTGGAGGAGGAGATCTTCCCTTCCCCACCGCCTccactggaggaggagggagggcctgAGGCCGCCATACCTCCCCCCCCACAGGTATGGAAGCTTGGGAAGGGCGGCTACACTGGGACACCCCCaaagggagcagaggagagtCCTTATCTCTGATCTTCCCTGCATCTCTGGCTTGACTGGGGTGGTGTGGGAACGAAGACCTGGGATGGGTGCTCAGACCCCGGACTCTCCAGCCCAGGGAGAAGGTGAGCAGTATTGATTTGGAGATCGACTCTCTGTCCTCACTGCTGGATGACATGACCAGGAATGATCCCTTCAAAGCCCGGGTAAGGGACTGGagagggggaaggtggggggaggggaggaggagggcaggcctGCTCCTCTAACTGAGCTGCTCTCCTCTCCCGCTACCTGTGCAGGTGTCATCTGGATATGTACCCCCACCAGTCGCTACTCCATACATTCCCAAGTCCAATACTAAGCCTGCAACTGGGGGCacagcacccctgcctccttgGAAGTCCCCTTCTagctcccagcctctgccccaggcTCAGGCTCAGCCTCTGAGCCAGACCCAGTTCCACGTGCAGCCCCAGGTCAAGCCTCAGGTCCAGCTTCAcgtgcagccccagccccagccccaggcccaggcccagccccagcctgtgCCTTTCGCGAACACCCAGCCTCGAGGACCCCCAGCCCCATCTCCGGCCCCAAAGTTTTCTCCAGTGGCTTCCAAGTTTACTCCTGTGGCTTCCAAGTTCAGCCCTGGAGCCCCAGGTGGACCTGGGTCACAGCCTAATCAGAAGTTGGGGTCCCCTGAAGCTCCCTCTTCCAGTAGCACAGGCTCTCCTCAGTCCCCCAGCTTCACCTATGCTCAGCAGAAGGAGAAGCCCCGAGTGCAGGAGAAGCAGCATCCAGTGGCCCCACCAGCGCAAAGCCAAAATCAggtgagggagggtggggaggccaGGCTGAGACCAGGGGACCAGAGAATGAGGGTGAAGGTGGTCCCAGTGAGGTGGGTGGCGTGGTGGGATAGGAGTTTTGAGCCTCTGAAGTTGGCCAAGCGGGTCAGTAGTAAGAGAAAGCTCTTCTGAGGAGGGCCTGGCAGGGTCTGCGTCTGGGTGGGGCCTGACTGGGCTTTGGGGGAGCAGAATAGGCTGTGAATCAAGGGAAGGATTTGGTGGACCCTCCCTTGCACCCTGCCCCCTAGAATGTTAAAGGGAGTGATGAGATCATCACCAGTTTGACCTTGCTTCTTCCCCCTTCTTAGATTCTTGAGtacatctctctgctcctctgagcCACCCTCACGGCCCCAGGGCCCATCTGGTGATAAGAGTCACAGGGGCAGTAAACACTGGCTGAGCCAGCATTTGCtgggtgccaggctctgtgctctgtgctctgtgctctggAGGGAAGAGATCTCAGAGGTTAAGTCTGAGGGAGTCAGATGGGCCTGGGATAGAATTCCCGGCTCACAAGACCCTAGGCAAGTTAGGTGAactttcagcctcagtttccccacctttaCCATAACACCCCACACAACagttttgtgaagattaagtgagctCACTCGAAGTAGAAAGTGCTGGGGTCTGTATCTAGCTCTTGAATGCTCAAAATAGAAAAGTTATTCCTGTCTGACCATTTCTGCCTTCTGGTTGGGGGGATTGAGGTCTGAGTAGAAGGGCCTCTGAGGGTCGTCTAGTCCTACCAGCCATCAAGTTAACTGACggcgtgggtgtgtgtgtttgtgtgcagaCACAGTGGAGGAAGAGATACTAAATGCCAGTGAGTTTTGCAGAACCTGGTATTTCAGAGCTCCGGACAGGCGTCAACATGGGGGCCTGTGGGTTAGGAAAGGTGTCATCGCACCTGTGTGCCTTGAAGGATGGTGGGACTTGAGGTTGGAGAAGAGCAGGAAGGGCATTTGGGCAGGAATAGCATGAGCAAGACTCAAGGGCATAAGCATGCCAGGGTGTTTGGAGAACACACAGTAGTCGGTTCCTGTGGGAGTATTGCAGAGCTGTACTGAAGGAGGGAGGGGttggctggagggaggaggaaataataaaatagcacacCAAGGGAGCATGTCCGTCCTGGAGAGTCACGAATGGGTTCTGAGGAGTTGCATGGCCGGGCTGGAGGGCTGGCGACAGCCGACAGCCCAGCCATGCTTTTGGAAGCTTTGGGAAAAGTTTTTTGGCAGAGGTGCAGGCTGGAGCTAGGAGGTCAGCAAAGTGAGGGAGAGTTCATTCCTGGGCAACTGTAGTGTTATGAAAAATAAGGTCAAGATAGGAGAGCTGTTAAAAAGGAAGAGCCTCCAGGCTTGGTAGCTGATAAGCCTTTGGAAGAGGAGGGGTGTGTTGGGGAATGACAGTATTGCTGACCGAATAGAGAAGTCCAGAAGGGGAAATGGTTCGGACGGGAAGGGGAGGGGTCCAGCTGTCAGCCTGTTGAGCAACAGGTTCCAGGAGGGCTTGGCCTCAGCTGGGACTGTCATTCAGTTAGAAATGGAGGCCTGGGTGTCAGGTGGGGGCGGCAGACTCGAGGTGTGGGTGTACATGGTGTAGTGTGTGGTGCCCCAGGCGTGGCACGGGCTGCCGAGGGGCCCAGGGGATGCCGAGCAGGAGGAGCTGAGGGCCTGGGAGGAACCTCGGGTGATGCTCAGGTTGACCacgagggaggggggcaggcggAAGAGGGGCTCCAGGCAAAGTGGGGTCTCGTTGGAAGAGAGTGTGATGGCTGAGGAGTTCTTCAGTGGTGCAGGCGAGGACTGAGCCCAGAGATTTGACTATTCAGAAGTCCTAGGTGGCTGTGGGGTGGCCTGTTGGTGCCctgtggtggggagggtgtgtgtgtgtgtgtatgtgtgtgtgtgtatgcgtgagagagaaagagagggagaaaagcagagggaagaagcTGATGAAAGAGGGGTTTATGATGCCTGAGAGCAGGGGCTGCTGCTAGGATGGAGTCCTGGAGGGAAACACGGGGTCACCCCCGCCCTCAGGCATTCCCAGAGAGCAAGGGCAGTGTGGCCACAGGGTTttctgggagaggagggagctggaGCTGGCTGGCTTCCGTCTTCTGGGTCACGTAGGAGGTGAGGTCATCGGTGAGTGGGGAGCGAGGGGAGGACGCAGTTGGGGGCTCGAGGAGATGGAAAGGTTTGGAACAGCTGCTGTGGGGAAGGCGACTGGGAATCCGCTGGAGCCAAATACCAGACAGCCGGGCTGAGGCTGGAGGGCGCAGAGGGCGCTGCAGTGTTTGGAGAACCCACTCTGTCTGCAGTGTTCAGGGAGCCCTCCACCTACTTCCTGCAGCTTGGAGtcagaagcaggaagcaggcagTGGCATGACCCAGGGTTGAGATGGAGCCAGATGAACAAGAGATGGTGGCTGAGGGTGGCCTTGTAGAAATGAATGGTTAAGGAGCAGACTGGGTGGGGAGGCGAGCCAGAAAGTTTCGATGCTTCCATGCGTAAGACGCAGGGGGTGGGCTGGGAAGCAGAGGAGCATTTCTGATCGGCTCATTCGGTAggtgtgaatggggaaggaggGCGGAAGGTAATCATTGGGAGGTCAAGCCTAGGATCATGGCGTAAGATGAGCTTGACCAGTGAGTGGCAATTTCGAAGTGTTCCGTGGTGGAAGGTACCTGAGCTGGAAGCACGTTTGGAGCCACTGAGGTTGAAGAGCTAGAGGGCCGAGGGCCACGGGTGTTGAAGCTGTGGCAGGCAGAGAGGAAACGGTGGCTGGACTGAGTGTGTCTTGAAGGGTTGTGCATACCCGCGGGGAGCTGATGTCCGTGAATGGTTCCTACTTCCAGAGAGCGGGACAGGCATCTAAGTGGTACCAGAGAGCAAGGgcccttcctctgtccccaagACGCCAGGAAGGGAAGattgggagagggaggggtggaacTCACATTGTGGAAGGGGCTTACAGGGGACGCTCTATGTGGAACACGCCTGGAGCTCTGGATGCACACGGGTGTGAGCACGATGGAGCCGGGGCCGAGGGGAAGGTGGCTGTGGGAGGAGGTAGCTCGGAGGCTTTGGGGTTCCAGTGTTACAGGAACCGAGGCATTATTGGCAGGCGGCAGGTAGGACATTCCATTCTGCAGGGGCCGCAGCCCTGGGAAACCAGCCCCATGTTTCTGTGGGAGCCTCGTGGAAGCACTGGTAGCCCCTGCGGCAGCTCCCCCTGGGACCGCTCGGGGTTCCTggcagtgccccccaccccagtccgcAGCTCTCCCAGGACCCTCTTAACAGAAAGGGGAGGCGGGTGGAGGGAATGGTCCTTCTCTGAGGCCTGCTGGGGAGGCCGCTTGGGGAGCTGTGGGCTGGGCTCCCAACGACAGCCCTGGGGGGTTTAACCTGTGATTCCCACCTGTGTTGTATCCGCACGCTGACAGGGGCCGCTCAGAGCAGGCGGGCCGGgtaggtgtgtgtgcacacgggTGCACACGCCATCACGTGCCGACCTCTTCCGTGGGGGGCCATGTCTGCGCATGCTCTGTGGAGTTGACGCGTGGCCGGGTGTGTTGGCTGCTTCGGTGACCTCAGCTGCTGTGTGTGTGGCCTCTGTCCGCTCAGTTGTTCTGGCCTGTCCGTGACTGCCCGGGGGTGGGTGGGCAAAGTGGGTGGAAGGTTCATCCCCTTCCCCTTATTTGCGTGGTGCTGGGggtcagggagggagaaggaggagcttTCAGAGTCCAATGTGAGCGTCTGGGAAATGCGCGGGGAGTCAGTCCTCGTTGGAAGAAAGTGGCCAAGCTGGCTGGGGAGAGTTCTTGGAGGAAGATGACTGTCGAGAGAGGATGAAGAGAGTGTTGGGGTTTCAGGTCCGCTCCTCTGGGGCCCCGGGACCTCTGACTCTGAAGGAGGTGGAGGAGCTGGAGCAGCTGACCCAGCAGCTGATGCAGGACATGGAGCACCCTCAGAGGCAGAATGTGGCTGTCAACGGTGAGCTCACGGCCTCCCCGCCGCTGCCCCGCAGGCTCCTGGGCTCCGCCCCCCGCTTCCAGAGCCTCCGATCCCTTGCCTCGCTCCTTCCTCCTAttgacttctgttttctctggcCTCTCCAGAGTCCTGTGGCCGGTGTCATCAGCCCCTGGCACGCACGCAGCCTGCAGTTCGGGCTCTGGGGCAGTTGTTCCACATCACCTGCTTTACCTGCCACCAGTGTGAGCAGCAGCTGCAGGGACAGCAGTTCTACAGCCTGGAGGGGGCGCCCTACTGTGAGGGCTGCTATACCGTGAGTCAGGGCTGGGCCGAGGGGCATGCCGCCGCGGGGCTCAGTCAAGGGCCGGGTGGGGACTTGGGGCCGACGCACCTCGGCAGCTGCCTTTTGGGTGCCAGTTCCTTGCCGATGTCCTGCTGCTACCTCCTTAGGACACCCTGGAGAAGTGCAACACCTGCGGGCAGCCCATCACTGACCGCATGCTGAGGGCCACCGGCAAAGCCTACCACCCGCAGTGCTTCACCTGTGTGGTCTGCTCCTGCCCGCTGGAGGGCACCTCCTTCATTGTGGATCAGGCCAACCGGCCCCACTGTGTACCCGACTACCACAAGTGAGGACCCACCTCCTGTCTTCTGGGCTCTTCTCTGGCTGCCAGCCGCGGTCGTCTGGGAGCTGGGTTGCCTCCTGATTCTGAGACAGCCCCCAACCCCTGGCCTTCGTTTCTGGCCCCACATCCTGTGTGTAGACAGCAGAGACCAGTTCGTCTGGATTTAGCTGTCCAGTGGCCTCAGACCTTGGTAGCAAGTCTTGGCTGCTGGCAAGTGCCCTCTGGCCTTTGGCTCGCTGAGGCTTCTCGTGGGTGCGGTCTTGCGTTCAACAATGTGTGCTGGAATGACTTCATTTCACACAGGCTGGGTTCTAAAAGTTCTTTCGGAAATCAGCTTTTTGGAACTCTGGTTTTTCCCTAGAAACAGTGTTTACAAGGTGGCTACTTTCTGAGGCCAGTGGCAGAATCCCATAGCTCAAGGGCGTTGCAGGGAAGCTGCAGAATCCGATTCCCACCTCTGACGGTGTGTCTGAGGTGTGTGTTGTTAAGAATTCCACCTTAGGCGTCCAGAACTTCACATCCCTCCCTCCATACACCCCGGTGGTCTGGCAGAGAGACACCTGCGTGGCCGAAGGCTAGGGTCAAGGGTCCAGGGATGGGGGCTGGAGAAGGATGCCTCTGACTGCAGTGTGGATGACAGACGGAGTCAAGACCCAGTGGCAGAGGTTCCTGGAGTGGGTGAGGGGAAAGGTGGGAAACCCCCTTGACAAGGGCCAGATGAGGTGGCTCGTCTCAGGACTTTGTGTGGCGCAAAATGGGCTAAGTCTGCCCTGTTGCCACGCAAccgccgtctctctctctcccctgcacttTCACGGGCAGCCCTGGGTACCCCTTGCCCCATGCTGACTCCTGACCCGCTCTCGGCCCCTCCAGGCAGTACGCCCCCAGGTGCTCGGTCTGCGAAGGGCCCATCATGCCTGAGCCTGGCCGCGAGGAGACCGTGCGAGTGGTCGCTCTGGATAAGAACTTCCACATGAAGTGCTACAAGTGTGAGGTTGGCCggcccccagggctgggaggTGGTGGGACACTGCTCGCTAACAGGTGGTTGGTGGGCAGTGCCAGCCTGGAGGTCGCAGTGGCAATTTTGAGAGGGCGCGGTGCCCATACCTGTCCCCACCCAGATGCTCCCGTCACTGCCCATGACGCGGGGAGGGGTTTCTGTGGGGCTTCACTGAGCTTCCGCTGTATTTCAGATAAACCAAGAAAGGGAGCGGCCAGTGGGAGGAAAGGGTGTGGGGCTTCgctattttggggaggggggatgtgctTGGTGAGGCTAAAGGAGGAAGTGAGGGGAGTtgaggcaggtgggagagggcCCACATCTTTTATTGGGTGGAGGCCTTGGGAACAGCTCTTCCCACTGCTCGCCTTGGGCAGGAGAGGCCTAGGGGACAAGAGTGAAAATGGGCAGTAGAAGAAGTGAGGATAGGGCTTAGGGGTAGGTGTGACTGGGGACACAGGCAGTGACGCTGGGCATCAGCCAAGGCATGGAGCATTTGGTCTTCCTAATTTAAAGGtggaggtgttgggggggggggggggggggcggtgcaccGGGGCCTTCCCAACGGCggactcttccttccttccaggacTGCGGGAAGCCACTGTCCATTGAGGCGGATGACAACGGCTGCTTCCCCCTGGATGGCCACGTGCTCTGCCGGAAGTGCCACACTGCCAGAGCCCAGACCTGAGTGGGCACCGGCGAGTCCGTTCCTTCCCCATTAGCGGACCATCCACACTGAGACCACCCTGCCctccacctgccctgccccccttCAGTTATCTTCTGATGTTCAGCCTCTCCTTCCACACCAGCCCCTGCCCCGTATCCCAGGTGTCCTGTGCAAAGCCCCGACATGGCCTAGGGCTGCAGCGTCCCAGCTCTGGGTTTCCAGTCCACCCCCGTCCTGcagggaccacccccccccccaggtgtgCCCCACCTGAGGGGGCACCAGGTTGAGCGCTGCTGCTTTCACTGCTGCACCGATGCCCTTGGCTGGTCCCCTAGCAGTCGTGCATTCTGCTTGCTGAGGGC is a window from the Leopardus geoffroyi isolate Oge1 chromosome A2, O.geoffroyi_Oge1_pat1.0, whole genome shotgun sequence genome containing:
- the ZYX gene encoding zyxin, with translation MAAPRPPPAISVSVSAPAFYAPQKKFGPVVAPKPKVNPFRPGDSEPPPVAGAQRAQMGRVGEIPPPPAEDFPPPPPPILGDGDDSEGALGGAFPPPPPPIEEPFPPAPLEEEIFPSPPPPLEEEGGPEAAIPPPPQPREKVSSIDLEIDSLSSLLDDMTRNDPFKARVSSGYVPPPVATPYIPKSNTKPATGGTAPLPPWKSPSSSQPLPQAQAQPLSQTQFHVQPQVKPQVQLHVQPQPQPQAQAQPQPVPFANTQPRGPPAPSPAPKFSPVASKFTPVASKFSPGAPGGPGSQPNQKLGSPEAPSSSSTGSPQSPSFTYAQQKEKPRVQEKQHPVAPPAQSQNQVRSSGAPGPLTLKEVEELEQLTQQLMQDMEHPQRQNVAVNESCGRCHQPLARTQPAVRALGQLFHITCFTCHQCEQQLQGQQFYSLEGAPYCEGCYTDTLEKCNTCGQPITDRMLRATGKAYHPQCFTCVVCSCPLEGTSFIVDQANRPHCVPDYHKQYAPRCSVCEGPIMPEPGREETVRVVALDKNFHMKCYKCEDCGKPLSIEADDNGCFPLDGHVLCRKCHTARAQT